One genomic segment of Erysipelotrichaceae bacterium 66202529 includes these proteins:
- a CDS encoding ABC transporter permease subunit: MSEFLEYVQSIQGQILSLSWEHVELTLFSVILAIAIGVPLGILISYMKKLTKPVLGIANIVQAIPSLALLGFAIPFLGIGSKPAIFMVILYSLLPIIKNTYTGIQSIPEQTLEAAKGIGMTKAQILLKVQIPMALPIIMAGVRISAVTAVGLMTIAAFIGAGGLGYLVYSGIRTSNTMQILAGAIPACILALVIDAFMGILERVVVPEGLTIGNSQSTRPVKKSTKIIVSILCACLLLASIGSRLMAGSNKEALHIGSSDMSEQLILGNMYADMIEAKTDYKVQRDLSLGGVQICFSALQSGQIDMYVDYTGTLYGDILKMESNSDAKEVYQVAKEKIKEKYNLTLLDQTPFNDTYTFTVRKDTAKKYNLKTVSDLEKVSDRLVITPTLAFNNRKEALPGIKSKYPNMRFKDNIAMDGATRYVALANKESDVIDAYSTDGLISYYDLVVLEDDKQYFLPYYGVPMVSEHLLEEYPDAIPVINELSTHLSSEGMRKLNYEVDVKKREPAEVAHEFLVQEGLLQA; encoded by the coding sequence ATGAGTGAATTTCTGGAATATGTACAGTCTATTCAGGGGCAGATACTGTCTCTAAGCTGGGAGCATGTAGAGCTTACCTTGTTTTCTGTTATCCTTGCAATCGCAATCGGTGTTCCTCTTGGAATCCTGATATCCTATATGAAAAAACTGACAAAGCCTGTCCTGGGCATAGCAAATATCGTACAGGCAATTCCAAGCCTTGCTTTGCTTGGGTTTGCTATTCCGTTTTTAGGCATTGGATCAAAACCGGCAATTTTTATGGTAATCCTGTACTCACTGCTGCCGATTATCAAAAACACGTATACCGGAATCCAGAGCATACCGGAGCAGACTCTGGAAGCCGCAAAGGGAATCGGCATGACCAAAGCACAGATCCTGTTAAAGGTGCAAATCCCTATGGCTCTGCCTATTATTATGGCAGGCGTGCGGATTTCTGCTGTTACAGCCGTGGGACTTATGACGATTGCCGCCTTCATCGGTGCAGGCGGTTTGGGCTATCTGGTATATTCCGGTATCCGAACCTCCAATACCATGCAGATTCTTGCCGGAGCGATTCCTGCCTGTATCCTTGCGCTCGTTATTGATGCCTTTATGGGCATATTGGAACGTGTAGTTGTACCTGAGGGACTTACGATTGGCAATTCTCAGAGTACGCGTCCCGTCAAGAAATCAACCAAAATCATTGTATCTATCCTTTGTGCCTGCCTGCTTCTGGCATCCATCGGTAGTAGACTCATGGCGGGCAGCAATAAGGAAGCTCTGCATATCGGCAGCTCGGATATGAGTGAACAGCTGATTTTGGGAAATATGTATGCAGATATGATTGAGGCAAAAACCGACTACAAGGTGCAACGGGATCTTTCTTTAGGCGGTGTGCAAATTTGCTTCAGTGCCCTGCAGAGTGGACAGATCGATATGTATGTCGATTATACCGGTACGCTGTATGGAGATATTTTGAAAATGGAATCCAACAGTGATGCAAAGGAGGTGTATCAGGTAGCAAAGGAGAAAATCAAAGAGAAGTATAATCTCACACTGCTTGATCAGACTCCGTTTAATGATACGTATACATTTACCGTGCGTAAGGATACTGCGAAGAAATACAACTTAAAAACTGTTAGTGATCTGGAAAAGGTATCCGACCGCCTGGTTATCACACCGACACTGGCGTTTAATAACCGCAAGGAGGCATTGCCCGGCATTAAAAGCAAATATCCAAATATGAGGTTTAAGGATAATATCGCTATGGATGGAGCAACTCGTTATGTTGCTTTAGCAAACAAGGAAAGTGATGTCATTGATGCATATTCCACAGATGGCTTGATTTCCTATTACGATCTGGTTGTGCTGGAGGATGATAAGCAGTATTTCCTTCCATATTACGGGGTACCGATGGTGAGTGAGCATTTGTTGGAGGAATATCCGGATGCCATTCCTGTTATCAATGAACTCAGTACACATCTCAGCAGTGAAGGGATGCGTAAGCTGAATTATGAGGTGGATGTAAAGAAGCGTGAGCCTGCTGAGGTTGCACATGAATTTCTAGTGCAGGAAGGGCTTCTTCAAGCATAA
- a CDS encoding MarR family transcriptional regulator: protein MLDHANLETLVKRCAAFRKVYARISAPDLKRYQLSPSEVDILIFLSNNRTINTAKELSAFLGISKGLVARGIEALLMKQYLYIEIDNEDHRIQHLYLTEEVQEIISVLLEKRKEVEQYILNGIPQEHLDIVVQTFDRINENVEQISNTKEHVEERNR from the coding sequence ATGCTTGATCATGCAAATCTGGAAACGCTGGTAAAGCGCTGTGCCGCCTTTCGTAAGGTATATGCACGAATTAGTGCACCTGATTTGAAACGGTATCAGCTATCTCCCAGCGAGGTGGATATTCTGATTTTTCTATCAAATAACCGGACAATCAATACAGCGAAGGAGCTGAGTGCTTTTCTCGGGATATCCAAAGGACTGGTAGCCCGCGGCATTGAGGCTTTGTTAATGAAGCAATATCTATATATAGAAATAGATAACGAAGATCATCGCATACAACATCTGTATCTTACAGAGGAAGTACAAGAGATTATCAGCGTATTACTGGAAAAACGAAAAGAGGTTGAGCAATACATATTAAATGGGATTCCGCAGGAGCATTTGGATATCGTGGTTCAGACGTTTGACCGTATCAATGAGAATGTTGAACAAATCAGTAATACAAAGGAACATGTAGAGGAGAGAAACAGGTAA